One genomic window of Pseudomonas chlororaphis subsp. piscium includes the following:
- the coaE gene encoding dephospho-CoA kinase (Dephospho-CoA kinase (CoaE) performs the final step in coenzyme A biosynthesis.) has translation MTKPVFKPWILGLTGGIGSGKSAAAQHFIDLGIHVVDADHAARWVVEPGRPALARIAEHFGDSVLQADGQLDRAALRKLIFEVPQQRLWLEALLHPLIADEIAAHLARAESPYAILVSPLLIESGQYAMTQRILVIDVPQQLQIERTLQRDGISEQQVQAILTAQATREDRLSHADDVLVNDRDLAWLHSEVERLHHFYLTLRGGQS, from the coding sequence ATGACCAAGCCTGTTTTCAAACCCTGGATCCTCGGCCTTACCGGCGGTATCGGCAGTGGCAAAAGTGCCGCGGCCCAGCACTTCATCGACCTGGGCATCCACGTGGTGGATGCCGATCACGCCGCCCGCTGGGTGGTGGAACCCGGCCGCCCGGCCCTGGCCCGCATTGCCGAACATTTCGGCGACAGCGTGCTGCAGGCCGATGGCCAGTTGGACCGCGCTGCGCTGCGCAAGCTGATCTTCGAGGTGCCGCAACAACGCCTCTGGCTGGAAGCCTTGCTGCATCCGTTGATTGCCGATGAAATCGCCGCCCACCTGGCCCGCGCCGAGTCGCCCTACGCGATTCTGGTGTCACCGCTGTTGATCGAATCCGGGCAATACGCGATGACCCAGCGGATCCTGGTGATCGATGTGCCGCAGCAACTGCAGATCGAGCGGACCCTGCAACGCGACGGGATCAGCGAACAGCAGGTCCAGGCGATTCTCACGGCCCAGGCAACTCGCGAAGATCGCCTGAGCCATGCCGACGATGTGCTGGTCAACGACCGCGACCTCGCCTGGCTGCACAGCGAGGTCGAACGCCTGCATCACTTTTACCTTACCTTGCGTGGAGGCCAGTCATGA
- the yacG gene encoding DNA gyrase inhibitor YacG → MSQPLTVECPTCGAPVEWTANNVNRPFCSDRCKLIDLGAWAAEEHKIPVSPDAEDDLFSDDLPPRAH, encoded by the coding sequence ATGAGCCAACCCCTGACCGTGGAATGTCCAACCTGCGGTGCGCCCGTGGAATGGACCGCGAACAACGTCAACCGTCCGTTCTGCTCGGACCGCTGCAAACTGATCGACCTCGGTGCCTGGGCTGCCGAAGAACACAAGATTCCGGTCAGCCCGGATGCCGAGGACGATCTGTTTTCCGACGACCTGCCGCCTCGCGCCCACTAA
- a CDS encoding energy-coupling factor ABC transporter permease, with protein MISAALLSPLTLGAGWLIYVPVLLWAAWRAPWVELFSDSRRQHLLFGTVFALFMLWLVRRDFDTGVSYHFIGMTAVTLLLDWPLAIVGGLIAQVGLVALGRQDLAAVGINGALLILLPVLVTECCAILVERAQPRNPFVYIFCSGFFAAALSALLCLLVGLGLLWFDGRFAMPEWLEDFVGYLWLIIFPEAFINGMVVSALVVFCPEWLETFNRTRYLSAPWKDDDPRS; from the coding sequence ATGATCAGCGCGGCTCTGCTGTCGCCGCTCACTCTCGGCGCTGGCTGGCTGATCTATGTGCCGGTGCTGCTCTGGGCCGCCTGGCGCGCGCCCTGGGTCGAGTTGTTCAGCGACAGCCGGCGCCAGCATCTGCTGTTCGGTACGGTGTTCGCGTTGTTCATGCTTTGGTTGGTGCGCCGGGATTTCGATACCGGGGTGTCCTACCACTTCATCGGCATGACGGCGGTGACCCTGTTGCTGGACTGGCCGCTGGCGATCGTCGGCGGGCTGATTGCCCAGGTGGGGTTGGTCGCGCTGGGTCGCCAGGATCTGGCGGCGGTCGGCATCAACGGCGCCTTGCTGATCCTGCTGCCGGTGCTGGTCACCGAATGCTGCGCGATCCTGGTGGAGCGCGCGCAGCCGCGTAATCCCTTTGTGTATATCTTCTGTTCCGGTTTTTTTGCCGCCGCGCTGTCGGCCTTGTTGTGCCTGTTGGTGGGTCTGGGGCTGCTCTGGTTCGACGGGCGTTTTGCCATGCCGGAATGGCTGGAGGACTTTGTCGGCTACCTGTGGCTGATCATCTTTCCCGAGGCCTTCATCAACGGCATGGTGGTCAGCGCCCTGGTGGTGTTCTGCCCCGAGTGGCTGGAAACCTTCAACCGCACCCGCTACCTCTCGGCGCCCTGGAAGGATGACGATCCGCGTTCTTGA